Below is a window of Patescibacteria group bacterium DNA.
AGTAATTTTAGATATTCCGACTGGCGACTAGTTTCTACCCACCCATCGGTTAATTTTCCGATGCGTTGCTCGCCGGCAATTACGCTGCACGGTGAGCAATAGAAAGCTTCGGGTGTTGCAACAAATAACCAGGAGGGGTTCCAGCGATCGAGCAATTTGGATGCATGCGCGACTATTTGCTCAATATCAAATCGAGTCTGATATTTTACCTCGACAAGATACACTTCCTTTTTGTTACTCGAAATGAGGACAAAATCTGGGGCGTCCGAAATATTGTTTATTACTTGTTCAATCTCCACAAAATGCCGATACTGCGCCAACGTGGGCAGGGTGTGTTCGTACCCAAAAGGAATCACGGTATACCGGCCTTCCTTACGAATCATTTGCTCGAACAACACCTCGGCTATGCGACCCCGAATTAATTTGCGGGCGTAGGATATTTCGTCTGAAAATTTTTCGTCCATAAATAGCTGTCAGCGCCCCTACATCGCTGGAGGCTCAATTTGTTTGGTCTCTGGCGTTTCAGCGGTATTTAGCGCATGAATCTTTTTGTAGTCAATCTGCAATTGCCCGCCCTGCTCTGTGGCATATGACGGTGGGTTTAGCGACAGGTGAAATTCGGCTCCGTCACCAAGTATTGCTACGAGGTCTTTGGTGGCGATAACAAGCTGAGTGTGCAGCTCGGCGTTTGCTCTCCCGTTTAGTTCCTTGATATCATTGATGATATTTTTAATGCGTTCTTTAAGTTCGAGATCTAACAGATTATCGATATATTTAATCAGCCCTTTTTCAGTGAATTCTTTTTCTTTTTCAAGTGCTGCCAGACTGGCCTTATAATTTAACTCCGCACTTTTTGATTCATAATACGCCTTCTTTGTCTCCAAATACTTTATTGCGCCATCCAAACAGCCAAGAAAGTACTGATAAGTTAAAGTACCGGCTGCTAATATTGCGTACCAATTGGTTCCTCGGTCAAAACCCGCAAATGTAAATTCGCCGTCGACGTTAAATTTTTTGAGAGTAGCGCCCAATTTAGTATTAAACGCGGTCAACTCGTCTAAGTTTGCTGTAGTTTTTGGTAAAAGTACGTTGATGATTTGCGCCGCTTGATCTTCAACAGCATCCGTAAGCATCGCATAAAATAGCGGGGCCGTTTTATTGAGCTGATCGACGTAGGATTTAAGGAACGAGAATTCGTCTTGCGGCAACAAAACTGGATTAGCGGCGGTTTTGTGAGCTTCAAGAACCTTCGCCACTGATTCACTTGGCAACTTATTCCATGACATTGATATAAACTTTTCGAGCGCAGTTGATATCTCAACAAAATTTTCTACTTCAGAGGCTTGTCCGCCATATACGGCACGTGATTTGAGAGTAATCACGCCGACATCACTAACTACCTCTTTGATAATTTTTCGTAGTTCTCCTAATCGCATACAAGTTGCATTTATTTAATATTTTATGTAAGTTTAGCGCCATGAAGCTCATAATTCAAGAGCTAGAGCGCCGCTTTGACGCGATTAAATTCAAACCGCGCGATTTTGAATTTTGATGGACTGAACGACTCCCCTCGCTCCGACTCGGGCCGGGGTTGGCGCGAGTCAATGAGCGCCAACGGGCGACATGGGTCGCCCGGGGTCAGCCGAGGCCTTCATTACTTTGCCGAGGCTGACTGCGCACCGCCCCGCAATGTTGCGGGGCTCTCGCGTCCTTCTCGCCCCAGTTCCGCAGCTAAACAAAATTCGCCACGCCTCCTATTTCCGAGCCTCAACCTTCAGACTCTCCAACGGAATACCCTGATATTGCCGCTTACTGATGTCCTTGTCCTCGGATAAGATCTTCACTTTGAAACCTGCGCGAGCAATCTTCTTCAGATATTCGTCCCGGAGGACGGCCCCGCCGACGCAGCCCGCGATCAATTCTTCGTCCCCCCTCTGCTCAGCGGTCAAGTCCTCCAGAAGCACGATATCTGACAAATACATCCGGCCGCCGTCTTTCAGCACCCGCCAGGCCTCTTCAAACACTTTTGACTTGTCCGGGGCCAGATTGATGACGCAGTTGCTGATGATGACGTCGACCGAGCCGCTATCGACGGGTAGGTCCTCGATGTCGCCCAGCCTGAATTCGACGTTTTTGTAACCTTGCCTGTCGGCATTCATCCTGGCCTTGTCGATCATCTCCTGGGTCATGTCGACGCCTATGACCCGGCCGGTCCGGCCGACCTTCCTGGCGGCCAAAAAACAGTCGAAGCCGGCACCTGACCCAAGATCCAGAACAGTGTCGCCTTCCTTGATCTCGGCCATCCCCGTCGGGTTGCCGCAGCCCAGACCCAGATTGGACCCCGCCGCCGATCTGATCTCCGCAGCCGAATAACCGATGCTTTCGGCTATCCGTTCGTTTTCCCCGTCACCGCCACAACTACAGCTGCAACAACAGCCTTTACCGGCGATCTTGCTGTAGTGTTTTTTTACGATCTGCTTGACTGACTTGCCTGCGGTCATGTGAGTTGGGTCAAACATTAATACGAATATGGTATCACAATGGGGTCGCTCCGTGGCAGGAATTACAGAGAAGCGGAACCAACGCTCGGCGAACTGTCGATTCTACTCAAAAGCCAGCCAAGAAATTGGCTGGCTTTTGACTCTGAACGCATGTTGATCTCCATATATGTTCACTAAAACCGCAGACGAGCTGCGGTTTTTACATGGCTCCGAGGCTGGGGCTCCTCTTCCCCCGCCGCTCGGGTCTTGGGGCCCCTCGACCTCGGCAAAATATTGAAAGCCTCGGTCGAGCCGCGGTCGCCGTTGCGACCGTTCGCTGCTTCGCTGGCTTGCGGCTCACCCCAAGCCTCGTGGCTCCTCCAGAGCCCGGGTCATCCGGCGAGTGCCATTCAAGGCACTCGCCGGATGTACCCTTCTCGCCCCAGCCTCGGTACAATAAAGAAGAGGCGGTGCCGTATGGGCACCGCCTCTTCTTATGGCTCCGAGGCTGGGGCTCGAACCCAGAACAAATGGATTAACAGTCCATTGCTCTACCATTGAGCTACCTCGGAATAATGATTTCCAATGAACGCTTTAACAAATTCGCGGCCGCATCCTGACTTCAACCATTTTTCCCGTTTTCTCGCTGTTGGCCGATCTGGTGTTTCCTCGCTATAGACCATGACATATGGCCTATGGTTCTTAGTCCACCTGACGTATCCGGAATTATGTTCCTTGAGACGCCGTGCGAGATCAGAAGTTAAACCAATATATAACGTCCGATCAACCAGACTCCGTAAGACATAAACCTTGTATTCCATAAGCAGTCCATTGCTCCCTGCCTACCGGCAGGCAGGTACCATTGAGCTACCTCGGAATATAAACGTATTCCTTGACGGGAATAAGGCTGGCCAAAGAACTGACCGAAATAGTTTAGCACAAGAAATAAATTTGGCAACACCGGGAGCTGAAAGATCCATTAAAAAGAGAGTGCGGGAGCCACGTCGTTCGCGAACGACGTGGCGGAGTGTGGGAGAGGCTGGATTCCCGCTGGAGTGAAACCCCGCACTTGCTGCGGGGCGGGAATGACAATAAAAAGAGGGTGGATTATAAAACCACGAGCTGATCCCCCTTCGCTAAAGCTTCGGGGGACAAGTCGGAGGATTCGCGAATTATAAAACCCCGAGCTGGCGCTCGGGGTTACATATTGGAGGCGAAGAAGCCGGCCTCATGATCCGATCTCGATCTCAGATGATCCCCGCGGTCATCGCCACGGTGAAATTGCACAACGCGTGAACGAAAACGCAGGAAAAATACGCTGCGAACTGATTCTGGCTGTTCCGGAGATAAAGACCGCCCAGGATCATGCCGCCGACACCCTGGATAAGCATGCCCTGCGGCACGGCTTGAGCCAAACCGAAGAGGACGCCGCAGACAATGATCACGACCACACCTGCCGCTTCCGGCCGCTTGTTCCGGACGATCTCCAGAGGCAGCATCCGGAAAAGCGCCTCCTCGACGATCGGCGCGCAGAACAGGACGAAGAAGAGGACCAGTGATGGGCGTCCGACTAGGAAATCGTCGCCGCAGAATCTGACGAGCAGCCAGAAGCTCGCCGAAAAATACGGCAAGGAGTACGGCAACAGCGACTGGCCGGCCACGGCTCCCAAAAGACAGAACACCACCATGACCCAGATCCAGTTGGCGCCGTAAGCGGCCAAAAGATCAAGCGCCATCCGGCGCCAAGACAACACCTGTCTGCTTCCGTCCATCACAGACCTCCATTCGGCGCTAAGCCGACGATCTGAACCGTTTGAATGAGCTGAACGAAAATTAACAAGCAAGACGCGGGAAGTCAACTGGGCGAGATAGATGAGAGAAACGAAGTCATGGAGTGCGGGAGAGACGGAGTCACGTCGTTCGCGAACGACGTGGCGGAGAGTGCAGGAGTGCGGGAGTGCGGGAGTAAAGAGGATGGATTATAAAACCCCTGGCTCAATCCCCCTCCGCTGAAGCTGCGGGGGATTCACGAGTCATAAAACCCCGAGCTGACGCTCGGGGTAAAATTAAGGTGGCGAAAAAAAATCGGGCCTGCCAGCTGAGTGGCAAAACCCGATCAAGATGCTGCTGGACGATCATCCGCCCATCGCGACGATGGTGAAGTTGTACAGCGCATGAACGATCACGCAAGAAATATAGGCGGCTTTCTGCGACGTGTTGTTCTTCACGTAGAGCCAGCCGAGCATGAGGCCGACGAAGCCCTGGATGAAGACGTTCAACGGCGAGCCGTGCGCCCAGCCGAAGATGATGCCGCAGATGACGATGACGACCGCGCGCACCCGCTCAGGATGCTGGCCGATGACGAAGGTCAGCGGCAGCATCCGGAAGATAGCTTCCTCGATCACGGGAGCGAAGACGAGCGTCATGAAGAGGCTCAGACCCACGCTGGCCTTGATCGCGGTAGCCATATCCGGGAAGTGGTCGATCCAGGCGCCGAAAACGGACAGTACCGGCAGTTCGGAACTGATGACGGCTTTCGGCAGCAAAGCCTGAAGGATATTCGAGACAATGACCACCCAAACCCAGGACAGCCCGTAGGCAGTCAGGATGTTGCGCACATGGCGCAACCCAAAAGTCCTATTTTCCATGACAGCCTCCCTTGTTTCTTGACGGATATCAAAGACCGCTATTGTTACCATAGCGGTCTATGAAATTGGCGTCAAATACGCTCCGGGCCGCCGGCGGCCAAGCCAGAATAGAGGCTCAACCCAGCGACGGATCAATAATCGCGGAGTTTGGAGATGCCCTGGTGATGCTGGATCTTTTCGAGCGCCTTAGCCTCGATCTGGCGGATGCGCTCGCGGGTGACGTCGAACTCCTGGCCGACCTCTTCGAGCGTGTGGCTGACCCCGTCCGTGAGTCCGAACCGCATCTCGAGGATCTTCTGTTCGCGCGGGCTCAGGTCCTTGATGACGTTCCTCACGTAATCGCGCAGGAGCTGGAGCGCGGCGGCGCGGTCCGGAGCGATGTTCTTCACGTCCTCCACGAAATCCACGAGCGTCGAATCCTCGTCATCCTCGCCGACCGAGGTCTCCAAGGAAACCGTGTCCTGCGAGATCTGGATGATATGGCGGACCTTCTCGACGTCCTCGCCCATCTCGGCGGCAATCTCCTCCGGCAGCGGTTCGCGGCCGAGGTCTTGGATGAGCTGGCGCTCGATCTGTTGGAAGCGGTTGATGGTCTCGACCATGTGAACCGGGATGCGGATGGTGCGCGACTGATCGGCTAAGGCGCGGGTGATGGCCTGGCGGATCCACCAGGTGGCGTAGGTCGAGAACTTGAAGCCTTTGCGGTATTCGAATTTCTTCACGGCGCGGAAGAGGCCGATGTTCCCCTCCTGGATGAGGTCGAGGAGTGACAGCGACTTACCGACGAATTTCTTGGCGATGGAGACGACGAGGCGCAGGTTGGCTTCGATCAGGCGCTTCTCGGCCTCGCGGTCGTTGCGCTCCTTGCGTTTGGCGAGCGCGATCTCCTCTTCGCTCGTGAGCAGCGGGATCTTGCCGATCTCGCGCAGATACATCTGGATCGAGTCCGTGGAGATGTCCGTGAGATCGAACCGCTTCTTTTCCTTGGTGGAACGGATCTGATTGAGCAGATTTTCCTGCTCTTCGCGGCGGCCCAGGAGACCCTCTTTCATCTCCACGAGCTTCATGCCGATGGCGTCGACCCGGTCGAGGAAGTCGATATAAAGCGGCAGATACTCCTCCAGGTCGGCGAACGTATGCAAAAGTTCGGTCTCAGTGATGAAACCGCGCGAGCGGCCCTTGGCCAAGAGCGCGTCGACGACTTCCGGCGGCGGCGGCAGGGCTTTGGCGCGCTTGATCGGCACCATCGGCGCCGGTTTCTTGCCGGAACCTTTGGCGGGCTTGGCGCCTTTTTTCGGAGCGATCTTCTTGGCCGGCCGTTTGGCCGGTCTCTTTACGATCTTCTTCAGCGGTTTCTTGGCGATCTTCTTGGGCGCGGCCTTCGCGGCCGGCTTCTTCTTCGCTTTCTTGGTCGCAGTCTTCTTGGACATAAATGGTGCGGCGAGCGCTGGCCTGACAAAAATGCCGGCCTTCCGTCTCAAAGGACGGAATGTCGCGTCTACAACATGAGTTCGCTGAGCTGCCGCTGGATATCCTGGATACTCGTGGCATCCCCGGCCTTTTCGGCGCGGGACATCGCGGCAGTAAGTTCGCGTTGGCGGCGGCCGATGTGGAGTCGTTTGATTTCTCCCATCAAAGCGGTGAGCGTGTCCCTGCGCTGGTCTTCCGGAAAATCGCCGAGCTCCTTTTCGGACAGGAGCTTCATGATAGCGATAGTTTCCGCGGTTTTTGGATCACCGTTGCCAGCGAACCGGGATAACGAGGCCGAATTTTGTGGACCGCCTGTCCGTTGCTCATTATAGAAGACGACGTATTCCGTGTAAAGCTGCCGGAGGGGCGCGGCCAGGAATTCCGGCTTGACCGCGGCGAACACGGTTTCCGCCAGATCAGGCCAATTTAAGGCTGCGCCGAAGATGGTCCGGGAGACCAGATCTTCGCGATCCTGGGGCTGCGATGGCAAGGCGACCGGCGCTGCTGGCTGAGCTCCGGCCGGCGACGGCTTGGCCAGCTTCTCGAACTCCCGGCGCAGGTCGCCTTCCGGGGTTTCCACGAGTTCCGCCAGCTCCCGCAGCCAGTGCGCGCGCTCGGCGGCCGACGGCAATTTGGCGATCTCGGCCAGGATCTCCGCGGAGGTCTTGCGCTTGGCGTAGGGATCTTCGGGTTTCAGTCTCTGCCGCGCGAGATCCAGATACCACTGCATGAACGGCGCCGCGTCGGCGATGGCCTGCTGCCACATCTTCACATCCTTGCGGATGCAGTCGTCGGGATCCTTGCCGGCCCCGGGCGGCAGACGCAGCACGCGGACCTCGAAACCGTGCGAGACCGCGAGATCGATGCTCCGCCGCGCGGCCTGCTCGCCGGCCGCGTCCATGTCGAAAGACAGCACCAG
It encodes the following:
- a CDS encoding CPBP family glutamic-type intramembrane protease, whose product is MDGSRQVLSWRRMALDLLAAYGANWIWVMVVFCLLGAVAGQSLLPYSLPYFSASFWLLVRFCGDDFLVGRPSLVLFFVLFCAPIVEEALFRMLPLEIVRNKRPEAAGVVVIIVCGVLFGLAQAVPQGMLIQGVGGMILGGLYLRNSQNQFAAYFSCVFVHALCNFTVAMTAGII
- a CDS encoding sigma-70 family RNA polymerase sigma factor, whose protein sequence is MSKKTATKKAKKKPAAKAAPKKIAKKPLKKIVKRPAKRPAKKIAPKKGAKPAKGSGKKPAPMVPIKRAKALPPPPEVVDALLAKGRSRGFITETELLHTFADLEEYLPLYIDFLDRVDAIGMKLVEMKEGLLGRREEQENLLNQIRSTKEKKRFDLTDISTDSIQMYLREIGKIPLLTSEEEIALAKRKERNDREAEKRLIEANLRLVVSIAKKFVGKSLSLLDLIQEGNIGLFRAVKKFEYRKGFKFSTYATWWIRQAITRALADQSRTIRIPVHMVETINRFQQIERQLIQDLGREPLPEEIAAEMGEDVEKVRHIIQISQDTVSLETSVGEDDEDSTLVDFVEDVKNIAPDRAAALQLLRDYVRNVIKDLSPREQKILEMRFGLTDGVSHTLEEVGQEFDVTRERIRQIEAKALEKIQHHQGISKLRDY
- a CDS encoding GIY-YIG nuclease family protein, which gives rise to MEYKVYVLRSLVDRTLYIGLTSDLARRLKEHNSGYVRWTKNHRPYVMVYSEETPDRPTARKREKWLKSGCGREFVKAFIGNHYSEVAQW
- a CDS encoding CPBP family intramembrane glutamic endopeptidase — its product is MENRTFGLRHVRNILTAYGLSWVWVVIVSNILQALLPKAVISSELPVLSVFGAWIDHFPDMATAIKASVGLSLFMTLVFAPVIEEAIFRMLPLTFVIGQHPERVRAVVIVICGIIFGWAHGSPLNVFIQGFVGLMLGWLYVKNNTSQKAAYISCVIVHALYNFTIVAMGG
- the arsM gene encoding arsenite methyltransferase: MTAGKSVKQIVKKHYSKIAGKGCCCSCSCGGDGENERIAESIGYSAAEIRSAAGSNLGLGCGNPTGMAEIKEGDTVLDLGSGAGFDCFLAARKVGRTGRVIGVDMTQEMIDKARMNADRQGYKNVEFRLGDIEDLPVDSGSVDVIISNCVINLAPDKSKVFEEAWRVLKDGGRMYLSDIVLLEDLTAEQRGDEELIAGCVGGAVLRDEYLKKIARAGFKVKILSEDKDISKRQYQGIPLESLKVEARK